In Halorubrum sp. BV1, the following proteins share a genomic window:
- a CDS encoding pyridoxamine 5'-phosphate oxidase family protein — protein sequence MATNSEAEMSPAEVDAFLSRHETGVLSLARDETPYAIPISYGFDTESRDAFLRLVSTPNSEKREFLRSSPKARIVVYEEDGDRYGSVVGVGTLHRVDLDKLTPETIAQYGETRRPLFEIWADGKSDLDIDLYRFTPDRLTGRIVTVDREDA from the coding sequence ATGGCGACGAACAGCGAGGCCGAGATGTCCCCCGCGGAGGTCGACGCGTTTCTGTCCCGACACGAGACCGGCGTGCTCTCTCTCGCGCGCGACGAGACCCCTTACGCTATCCCCATCTCGTACGGCTTCGACACGGAGTCGCGGGACGCGTTCCTCCGGCTGGTGTCGACCCCGAACAGCGAAAAGCGCGAGTTCCTCCGATCGAGCCCGAAGGCCCGAATCGTTGTGTACGAGGAGGACGGCGACCGCTACGGCAGCGTCGTCGGCGTCGGCACGCTTCACCGGGTCGACCTCGATAAGTTGACGCCCGAGACGATCGCACAGTACGGTGAGACGCGTCGCCCGCTCTTCGAGATCTGGGCGGACGGAAAATCCGACCTCGACATCGACCTCTACCGGTTCACCCCCGACCGGCTCACGGGGCGGATCGTCACC